The following are encoded together in the Arcobacter aquimarinus genome:
- a CDS encoding flagellar hook-basal body complex protein, with translation MISGLWNGITGLNSFEKALSVESNNSSNVNTIGYKEDVINFADLMYKNNTSTSYGKGSTVATVDKAMYQQGGIKLTSSPYDVAIEGKGYFVVQNINSKGLPETYYTRAGNFKVAESGFLQTQGNMDVMGLVSTKTVNSTNGTEQFDNSFVNFIASQNIGNLNNLQTINTKATDYKTTAKDDDLNQSGSDYKTKSSKINDIDALILDYKNKLKEYSLNSTEEPVSSKAQKTEINFSTAINNLQNENDYIKVNINGNQILQNFDPKLGLEGTLKAFSDKISNIAGLSSSIDTNTGILKIDSLITGKEVIINEAYINKENLDLKISNIQEAEFGSGIAMVESARDALKSALQKANADLLEITNNVSLESERNGNLDLSSIQLNLLKLGISNNSSTDMEISDGIIYIKDGENKFVVGKLQTASFVNEQGLDPQGGNLYSWSKEAGDVSNANGLNKLVSNSLEQSKANLANSLTALMIYQKAFEANSKSVTTSDEMLQTAIQLKK, from the coding sequence ATGATAAGTGGATTATGGAATGGAATAACAGGACTTAATAGCTTTGAAAAAGCTTTAAGTGTAGAATCTAATAACAGTTCTAACGTAAACACTATTGGATACAAGGAAGATGTTATTAATTTTGCTGATTTAATGTATAAAAATAACACATCTACTTCTTATGGAAAAGGTAGTACTGTTGCAACGGTAGATAAAGCTATGTATCAACAAGGTGGAATAAAACTAACTTCTAGTCCTTATGATGTTGCAATTGAAGGTAAGGGATATTTTGTAGTTCAAAATATAAATTCAAAAGGGCTACCTGAAACTTATTATACAAGAGCTGGAAATTTTAAAGTTGCTGAAAGTGGTTTCTTACAAACACAAGGTAATATGGATGTAATGGGACTTGTTAGTACAAAAACTGTAAATAGTACAAATGGAACAGAACAGTTTGATAATAGTTTTGTTAATTTTATAGCAAGTCAAAATATAGGGAATTTAAATAATCTACAAACAATAAATACTAAAGCAACAGATTATAAAACTACTGCAAAAGATGATGATTTGAATCAAAGTGGAAGTGATTATAAAACTAAATCTTCTAAAATAAATGATATTGATGCTTTGATTTTAGATTATAAAAATAAGTTAAAAGAGTATTCTTTGAATTCTACAGAAGAACCTGTCTCTTCTAAAGCTCAAAAAACAGAAATCAATTTTTCAACAGCAATAAATAATCTTCAAAATGAAAATGACTATATAAAAGTAAATATAAATGGAAATCAAATTTTACAAAATTTTGATCCTAAATTAGGTTTAGAAGGAACATTAAAAGCTTTTTCAGACAAGATATCAAATATTGCTGGACTTAGCTCTTCGATAGATACTAATACTGGAATCTTAAAAATAGATTCTTTAATTACAGGAAAAGAAGTAATAATAAATGAAGCTTATATAAATAAAGAAAATTTAGATTTAAAAATATCTAATATCCAAGAAGCTGAATTTGGTTCGGGAATAGCGATGGTTGAAAGTGCAAGAGATGCTTTAAAAAGTGCTTTACAAAAAGCAAATGCAGATCTTTTAGAAATTACTAATAATGTATCTTTAGAGAGTGAAAGAAACGGTAATTTAGATTTAAGTAGTATTCAATTAAATCTTTTAAAATTAGGGATTTCAAACAATTCTTCAACGGATATGGAAATTTCAGATGGGATTATTTATATTAAAGATGGTGAGAATAAATTTGTTGTGGGAAAACTTCAAACAGCAAGTTTTGTAAATGAGCAAGGATTAGATCCACAAGGAGGTAATTTATATTCTTGGTCAAAGGAAGCTGGAGATGTTTCAAATGCCAATGGTTTAAACAAGTTAGTTAGTAATTCATTAGAGCAAAGTAAAGCAAATTTAGCAAATAGTTTAACTGCTTTGATGATATATCAAAAAGCTTTTGAAGCAAATTCAAAATCTGTAACAACTTCTGATGAAATGTTACAAACAGCAATACAATTAAAGAAATAG
- a CDS encoding flagellar hook-basal body complex protein, protein MIGALWTGISGLSSQQQALDNESNNIANVNTIGYKASRISFADQMYQDRIGKGSKILDAEKLYTQGNLKLTGVNYDMALSGDGFFTVVNTRNSGASETLYTRAGNFRMGDNGTLQDAAGNEVQGWMMSPIDSQNDVTSTNPNVSVFNTNYNKLLGTKIIRHGTYVETITAKATDYTTTAKSDATSIFSGDGSKTKSSKISDVEEAIKDYTFWLQKLKDEPDASSATSISQISQINFKSGDESIISKDGDQIYVYIDGNKYSQKYLLTSSSQGFREDLWNSLGAAGQALEPAENGLVDPATLVPAPSPTTPAYDAAIAAYDKAASKIATYKALADMVSQIPGLVATMAVDSTKNDTFNTTTTYNDSTNSADMLKGIIQIRSLIPGKEFTISEVAEESSGTVIQGNFQTTSFAERGSGIAALETSRDALSKLITGKQQDVYTPTDLKLGTATDFNYGITIYDKEIAKVIPVPNTGAPDYNSAPINITPVASVDDLVTGINSNAELSKYVEARNVNGNLVINTLDSNYDVEFTGSMKYDNAGTLTPLDVNANYSGRKGAGAEFIEIINKVDQTASKGSLQLRLDTLGISDSAFGEFSVDNTGLITMKQDGAEFAIGQVAIAVFNNNRGLNPMGDNLLGKTNESGDPIYNLNNNKTAKVEAKTLELSTADLSESLVNLMVFQRAFEANAKSITTSDELLNTLINLKR, encoded by the coding sequence ATGATTGGAGCACTATGGACAGGGATTTCAGGATTGTCATCTCAACAACAAGCTTTAGATAATGAGTCAAATAATATAGCAAACGTAAATACAATAGGATATAAAGCCTCAAGAATATCGTTTGCAGATCAAATGTATCAAGATAGAATAGGGAAAGGTTCTAAAATACTAGATGCAGAGAAACTTTATACTCAAGGGAATTTGAAATTAACAGGTGTGAACTATGATATGGCACTTAGTGGAGATGGATTTTTTACAGTAGTAAATACAAGAAATTCAGGAGCATCAGAGACACTTTATACAAGAGCAGGTAACTTTAGGATGGGAGATAATGGAACCCTTCAAGATGCAGCAGGAAATGAAGTACAAGGTTGGATGATGAGTCCAATAGATAGCCAAAATGATGTAACAAGTACAAATCCAAATGTTTCAGTATTTAATACTAATTATAATAAATTATTAGGAACAAAAATAATAAGACATGGAACATATGTAGAAACAATAACAGCCAAGGCAACAGATTATACAACAACAGCAAAATCAGATGCAACAAGTATATTTAGTGGAGATGGATCAAAAACAAAATCTTCAAAAATATCAGATGTAGAAGAAGCAATAAAAGATTATACCTTTTGGTTGCAAAAATTGAAAGATGAACCAGATGCATCATCTGCAACTTCAATATCACAAATATCACAAATAAATTTTAAATCAGGTGATGAATCAATAATAAGTAAAGATGGTGATCAAATATATGTATATATAGATGGGAATAAATACTCACAAAAATATTTATTAACAAGCTCAAGCCAAGGTTTTAGAGAAGATTTATGGAATTCTTTAGGTGCAGCAGGACAAGCATTGGAACCTGCTGAAAATGGATTAGTTGATCCAGCTACCTTAGTACCAGCACCATCTCCAACAACTCCAGCATATGATGCCGCAATTGCAGCCTATGATAAAGCAGCAAGTAAAATAGCTACATATAAAGCTTTAGCAGATATGGTATCACAAATACCAGGACTTGTAGCAACAATGGCTGTAGATTCTACAAAAAATGATACGTTTAATACAACAACAACATATAATGATTCAACAAATAGTGCAGATATGTTAAAAGGGATAATACAAATAAGATCATTGATACCAGGGAAAGAGTTTACAATATCTGAAGTAGCAGAAGAATCATCAGGAACAGTAATTCAAGGGAATTTTCAAACAACATCATTTGCAGAGAGAGGATCAGGAATAGCAGCACTTGAAACATCAAGAGATGCATTATCAAAATTAATAACAGGTAAACAACAAGATGTTTATACTCCTACAGATTTAAAATTAGGAACAGCTACAGATTTTAATTATGGTATTACTATTTATGACAAAGAAATAGCTAAAGTTATTCCTGTTCCAAATACAGGTGCACCAGATTATAATTCAGCACCAATAAATATTACACCTGTAGCTTCTGTTGATGATTTAGTAACAGGTATAAATTCTAATGCTGAATTATCAAAATATGTAGAAGCAAGAAATGTAAATGGTAATTTAGTAATAAATACATTAGATTCAAATTATGATGTTGAATTTACGGGTTCAATGAAATATGATAATGCAGGAACTTTAACGCCACTAGATGTAAATGCTAACTATTCAGGAAGAAAAGGAGCAGGAGCTGAATTTATAGAAATAATAAATAAAGTAGATCAAACAGCATCAAAAGGAAGTTTACAATTAAGACTTGATACTTTAGGAATTTCAGATTCAGCATTTGGAGAATTTTCTGTAGATAATACGGGTTTAATTACAATGAAACAAGATGGAGCTGAGTTCGCAATAGGACAAGTAGCAATTGCAGTGTTTAATAATAATAGAGGATTAAATCCAATGGGAGATAATCTACTTGGAAAAACAAATGAATCAGGTGACCCAATTTATAATCTAAATAATAATAAAACAGCAAAAGTAGAGGCTAAAACACTTGAGTTAAGTACAGCAGATTTAAGTGAAAGTTTAGTAAACTTAATGGTATTTCAAAGAGCATTTGAAGCAAATGCAAAATCAATAACAACATCAGATGAGTTATTGAATACTTTAATAAATCTTAAAAGATAA